In Candidatus Vicinibacter proximus, the following are encoded in one genomic region:
- a CDS encoding arginine deiminase: MGLSKEIYVDSEIMPLKKVIVHAPDEGIDRISPKRAGELLFDDIVYLPAMQREHKIFTNVLGMFIGDENVLETETLIREALDASVPLKEELLQKLAEWEELPGSVIKSLNDMDHGLLAEVLISGYNYPEDHILFDPIPNFIFTRDIALTIKDHVVITKASKSVRHRENLLTRFFIYAHPQFSNLLTDDRLINLNLINDFPPSRKGEPISIEGGDLMLLNEDYLLIGSSERTTDHALNTLKKILFDRKLIKNIVEVDVPKERSFMHIDTLFTQIDHLDFVGYKPIVKDGLGSYVTVHRSSGEMVEYPSVLDFLHAEISPEINFIWSGDGESPYQEREQWTDGCNLLTIRPGVALTYDRNPNTEKAFRNNGYSVIHANEFLRQVEGGSIEPSELKKTIITLPSSELSRARGGTHCMSCPVIRQKISEYV, encoded by the coding sequence ATGGGATTGTCGAAAGAAATATACGTTGATTCAGAAATCATGCCTTTGAAAAAAGTTATTGTCCATGCACCTGATGAAGGGATTGACAGAATCAGCCCCAAGCGAGCAGGGGAGTTGCTATTTGATGACATTGTTTACCTGCCAGCAATGCAAAGGGAGCATAAAATTTTTACCAATGTGTTAGGAATGTTTATTGGAGATGAGAATGTTCTGGAGACAGAGACTCTGATTAGGGAAGCTTTGGATGCCAGTGTACCACTTAAGGAGGAGCTTTTACAGAAGTTGGCTGAATGGGAAGAATTACCTGGCAGTGTCATCAAATCACTAAATGACATGGATCATGGTTTACTGGCAGAGGTTTTAATTTCAGGCTACAATTACCCGGAGGATCACATTTTGTTTGATCCAATACCTAATTTTATTTTTACGAGGGATATTGCATTGACCATTAAGGATCATGTGGTCATCACAAAGGCATCCAAATCAGTAAGGCATCGAGAGAACCTCCTTACACGTTTTTTCATCTATGCCCATCCACAGTTTTCTAACTTGCTAACGGATGACCGTCTGATAAACCTTAATCTAATCAATGATTTTCCGCCTTCACGAAAAGGGGAGCCTATTTCTATAGAAGGAGGAGATCTGATGCTTTTAAATGAAGACTATTTACTCATAGGTAGCAGTGAGCGTACAACGGATCATGCTTTGAATACCTTGAAGAAAATTCTATTTGACAGAAAATTGATCAAAAATATTGTAGAAGTAGATGTGCCCAAAGAACGCTCTTTTATGCACATTGACACACTATTTACGCAAATTGACCATTTAGATTTTGTAGGCTATAAACCCATAGTGAAGGACGGTCTTGGTTCATATGTAACTGTACATCGTTCATCTGGTGAAATGGTCGAGTATCCTTCTGTGTTGGATTTTCTTCATGCAGAAATAAGTCCTGAAATCAATTTTATTTGGAGTGGGGACGGTGAATCTCCTTATCAGGAAAGAGAACAATGGACCGATGGATGTAATTTGTTGACCATTCGTCCAGGCGTAGCATTAACATACGACCGTAATCCTAATACTGAGAAAGCCTTTCGCAATAATGGTTATTCAGTAATTCACGCAAATGAGTTTCTCCGCCAGGTGGAAGGGGGTAGCATTGAGCCATCTGAATTAAAGAAAACCATCATCACTTTGCCATCCAGTGAGCTTTCAAGAGCACGTGGAGGAACACATTGTATGTCATGTCCAGTTATCCGTCAAAAGATCAGCGAGTATGTTTAA
- a CDS encoding metallophosphoesterase — protein MFIIFLGLDLYVFQGIKILTAGLSSSYLRTGISIGFWIISWGLVFMMIYGFFGFKKTHHFTWISRWTLNFFVTLLVTKIFFIFFLFSEDIYRFLFGVGQKLISQNTTEEQSFFPDRRLFFSQVGLMVASVPFVSFLYGMTKGKYNYKIHYHKLFFEDLPTAFEGFKIAQFSDFHSGSFDDPQEVEKGLKLLQEQQCDVIVFTGDLVNNTADEVNPYKAMLNSLHAPYGKFSILGNHDYGDYIEWQSPEAKSNNLRQLIKNHQEMGFKLLQDENHPFEKEGDKIHLLGVENWGVGFGKRGNLEKALQGTNPKDFKVLLSHDPTHWENEVKMHPSNVHLTLSGHTHGAQMGVEIPGFKFSPVQFRYPHWAGLKEEFGRIIHINRGFGFLAFAGRVGIWPEITVIELNKK, from the coding sequence ATGTTTATCATTTTCCTTGGATTGGATCTTTATGTATTCCAGGGAATAAAAATCCTTACCGCCGGATTATCGTCTAGTTACCTCAGGACCGGAATCTCGATAGGGTTTTGGATTATATCTTGGGGGTTAGTATTCATGATGATTTATGGTTTCTTTGGCTTTAAAAAGACCCATCATTTTACATGGATTTCCCGTTGGACATTGAATTTTTTCGTTACCTTACTGGTTACCAAAATCTTTTTCATCTTTTTTCTTTTTTCAGAAGACATCTATCGGTTTTTATTTGGGGTAGGGCAAAAATTAATTAGCCAGAACACTACAGAAGAACAATCCTTTTTTCCAGATAGACGATTATTTTTTAGTCAAGTTGGGTTAATGGTGGCAAGCGTCCCATTTGTGTCCTTTCTTTATGGTATGACTAAGGGAAAATACAACTATAAAATACATTACCACAAATTGTTTTTTGAAGATTTACCAACTGCTTTTGAAGGCTTCAAAATTGCTCAATTTTCTGATTTTCATTCCGGCAGTTTTGATGACCCACAGGAAGTTGAGAAAGGTTTAAAATTGTTACAGGAACAACAGTGCGATGTTATAGTATTTACAGGAGATCTTGTAAACAATACGGCTGATGAGGTAAATCCATATAAGGCAATGCTTAACTCACTTCATGCTCCTTATGGTAAATTTTCCATTCTTGGAAACCATGATTATGGGGATTATATTGAATGGCAATCTCCAGAAGCTAAAAGCAACAATCTCCGGCAATTAATTAAAAATCACCAAGAAATGGGATTCAAATTGCTCCAAGACGAAAATCATCCTTTTGAGAAAGAAGGCGATAAAATTCATTTACTGGGGGTTGAAAATTGGGGAGTAGGATTCGGCAAAAGAGGGAATCTCGAAAAAGCACTTCAAGGAACCAACCCAAAGGATTTCAAGGTTTTACTTTCTCATGATCCGACACATTGGGAAAATGAAGTAAAAATGCACCCATCCAACGTACATCTCACCTTATCCGGTCACACCCATGGCGCTCAAATGGGAGTAGAAATTCCTGGATTTAAATTCAGTCCAGTTCAATTCCGTTATCCACACTGGGCAGGACTCAAGGAAGAATTTGGCAGAATTATTCATATAAATCGTGGCTTTGGTTTTCTTGCATTTGCTGGCAGAGTGGGAATCTGGCCTGAAATAACGGTAATTGAACTCAATAAAAAGTAG